A window from Chrysemys picta bellii isolate R12L10 chromosome 2, ASM1138683v2, whole genome shotgun sequence encodes these proteins:
- the TFPI2 gene encoding tissue factor pathway inhibitor 2 isoform X1 → MNSSASFRSCLALGSLLLLLEQVLGAPRALAAPNQEVCLLPPEEGPCRALIPRWYYNRYTQTCQEFTYGGCEGNANNFRSLESCEKSCWMIRKVPKICRLEADPGPCRGYLKRYSFNLSSMKCEKFIYGGCYGNDNNFQDEDSCVDYCLPQKTGPSLCYSPKDEGSCSASVTRYYYNSKSQSCEEFSYTGCGGNANNFVNEKDCYSICKKAGSKKSSFKKSRNKLPKTMRKLPEKI, encoded by the exons ATGAACTCGTCTGCCAGCTTCCGGAGCTGCCTAGCGCTgggctcgctgctgctgctgttggagcAGGTTCTGGGCGCTCCCCGGGCGCTCGCAG CCCCAAACCAAGAGGTCTGCCTGCTGCCCCCAGAGGAAGGTCCCTGCCGGGCTCTCATCCCGAGGTGGTACTACAACAGGTACACTCAGACATGCCAGGAGTTCACTTACGGGGGCTGCGAGGGCAATGCCAACAACTTCCGAAGCTTGGAAAGCTGTGAGAAAAGCTGCTGGATGATCCGGA AAGTGCCCAAAATATGCAGGCTGGAGGCTGATCCGGGACCATGTAGAGGTTACCTAAAAAGATATTCCTTCAACCTGAGTTCAATGAAGTGTGAGAAATTTATCTATGGTGGATGCTATGGAAATGATAACAACTTCCAAGATGAAGATTCTTGTGTGGACTACTGTTTGCCTCAGAAAA ctgGCCCCTCATTATGCTATAGCCCAAAAGATGAAGGATCGTGTTCAGCTTCTGTGACCCGCTATTACTACAACTCAAAGAGTCAATCATGTGAAGAGTTCAGCTATACAGGTTGCGGTGGAAACGCCAATAACTTCGTTAACGAAAAAGATTGTTACAGTATCTGCAAGAAAg CAGGGAGTAAGAAATCAAGTTTCAAAAAGTCAAGAAATAAACTTCCCAAGACTATGAGAAAACTACCGGAAAAAATCTAA
- the LOC101941898 gene encoding guanine nucleotide-binding protein G(I)/G(S)/G(O) subunit gamma-11, translated as MPAINIEDLSEKDKLKMEVEQLRKEVKLERQPVSKCSEDIKNYIEERSGEDPLVKGIPEDRNPFKEKGGCVIA; from the exons ATGCCGGCGATCAATATAGAGGATCTGAGCGAAAAGGATAAACTGAAAATGGAAGTTGAGCAGCTCCGGAAAGAAGTGAAGTTGGAAAGACAACCG GTGTCCAAATGTTCTGAAGATATAAAGAACTACATTGAAGAAAGATCTGGAGAGGATCCTTTGGTCAAGGGTATTCCTGAAGACCGGAATCCCTTTAAAGAGAAAGGAGGCTGTGTCATTGCATGA
- the TFPI2 gene encoding tissue factor pathway inhibitor 2 isoform X2, giving the protein MNSSASFRSCLALGSLLLLLEQVLGAPRALAAPNQEVCLLPPEEGPCRALIPRWYYNRYTQTCQEFTYGGCEGNANNFRSLESCEKSCWMIRKVPKICRLEADPGPCRGYLKRYSFNLSSMKCEKFIYGGCYGNDNNFQDEDSCVDYCLPQKTGPSLCYSPKDEGSCSASVTRYYYNSKSQSCEEFSYTGCGGNANNFVNEKDCYSICKKGSKKSSFKKSRNKLPKTMRKLPEKI; this is encoded by the exons ATGAACTCGTCTGCCAGCTTCCGGAGCTGCCTAGCGCTgggctcgctgctgctgctgttggagcAGGTTCTGGGCGCTCCCCGGGCGCTCGCAG CCCCAAACCAAGAGGTCTGCCTGCTGCCCCCAGAGGAAGGTCCCTGCCGGGCTCTCATCCCGAGGTGGTACTACAACAGGTACACTCAGACATGCCAGGAGTTCACTTACGGGGGCTGCGAGGGCAATGCCAACAACTTCCGAAGCTTGGAAAGCTGTGAGAAAAGCTGCTGGATGATCCGGA AAGTGCCCAAAATATGCAGGCTGGAGGCTGATCCGGGACCATGTAGAGGTTACCTAAAAAGATATTCCTTCAACCTGAGTTCAATGAAGTGTGAGAAATTTATCTATGGTGGATGCTATGGAAATGATAACAACTTCCAAGATGAAGATTCTTGTGTGGACTACTGTTTGCCTCAGAAAA ctgGCCCCTCATTATGCTATAGCCCAAAAGATGAAGGATCGTGTTCAGCTTCTGTGACCCGCTATTACTACAACTCAAAGAGTCAATCATGTGAAGAGTTCAGCTATACAGGTTGCGGTGGAAACGCCAATAACTTCGTTAACGAAAAAGATTGTTACAGTATCTGCAAGAAAg GGAGTAAGAAATCAAGTTTCAAAAAGTCAAGAAATAAACTTCCCAAGACTATGAGAAAACTACCGGAAAAAATCTAA